tgtaattaaagccaaaggaggctattttgaggaaagtcatgtctaagattattttttaagtaaagctaattttttatgttgtcggctgaaaatgaaaaaaaagaaagttctatagtttggtttgttattcaataaatatgcattattctttacctgaaatgtttttttgttaagcCACAGGTTggcctgtactgtgtgtgtgtgtgtgtgtgtgtatgtatagatAATGGTGTGTGGGCATGCCTCTGtatgtgttttctgtatgtATCTGCATGtatgcgagtgtatgtgtgtatctgtgtacgtgcatatgtgtgtgtgcatgtgtgtgcgattGTGTAAAAGTAGTGCGTGTCTGTCAgtatgtacttgtgtgtgtgtgtgtgtgtgcgtgtgtatgtatatgcagagcatgtctgtcagtgtgtacccgtgtgtgtgtgtgtgtgtgcgtgtgtatgtatatgcagagcatgtctgtcagtgtgtacccgtgtgtgtgtgtgtgtgcgcgtgtgtatgtatatgcagagcatgtctgtcagtgtgtacccgtgtgtgtgaCCGCTCCCTCCCCTCTGGCAGTGCCTGCCCTactctctgctgctgcagcagctggagctGAAGAACGTGCGGGAGCTGGAGGACCTGCTGATCGAGGCCgtgtactgtgacatcatccaggGCAAGCTGGACCAGCGCAaccagcaggtggaggtggactGCAGCGTGGGCAGAGACCTGGGCCCCAACGAGCTGCCCAACATCGCCAACACCCTCCAGGAGTGGTAATTACACCTGCCCCCTGCGCTGCCCTCGCCAGGCTCCCGCTGCACGCTGCGCCATTACACTCCAGCGTTTAAAAGCAGCTCTGCATTCAGCTCATctctctgtttatttctgtctcgctctctctgtccctctccctccctctctttctctctgcctttgtctctgtttctccctctctttctctctccctctctccttccatctctgtttctgtttcccccgctctctctctccctctccctctctctttctctctccctctctctgtctcccttcctctccctccgtctctgttccttcctccctccctctctccctctctttctctctcaggtgctCAGGGTGTGAGGCAGTCCTGTGTGGGATTGAGGAGCAGGTATCCAGAGCCAATCAGTACAGAGAGAGCCAGCTGAAGGTCAAAGTGCAAGTGGAGACAGAGGTCAGCCTCTGAGAGCTGTGTCTCTTGGCATTggtgtctgtttctctctctctctctctctctctctctcaaatctTATTCTCACTTTCTGCCCCTGTTCTCGTTCTTAGGTCTCAAACTTGCAAAAGACCCTCAAGGCTAGCTCTGCATCCCCTTcgtctggccccgcccccgctgggGCTGCCTCCAATCAGGATGCGGACCAGCCAGCTGAGCCACGAGACCCCGCTTCTTCACAGGAACCACGGCAACCGGGCAAGAAGAGCTCCAAGGTCAAAGGGTGAGCAGATCCACGGAATTACTAAAACCGTTCATTCCAGTCGGAACGAAGATCaggtgcaaaatgaaaaaacaaatttatgcAGGgtgcaaaaaatgtgaaaaaacctCTAGGCAGGCAGGAATCCCTGCAACTGTGGCCTGTTCAAACAGCAATCACTGATCATAATTTCTCTTTCTGAAACCAGCCGTGGGAATTGCGCAATAGCGCTTGTGCTCAGTTTGCCTTTCCGCAGCGTTCTTTTAATTTTCACCAAGTCTGTACAGTGCCCGGCTAagtcccccccccatcaccataAATCACAGCGATGACTGATATAAGTCATTTAACAGCAGTGCTCCCTCTTTCCTGCTCCAGTCGGCTGTGCCTCactgccttttctctctccgtTGCAGACTTCGGGGAAGCGGGAAAATCTGGTCCAAGTCAAACTAGAGAGGGACGCCGCGTGTATGGAGGAGTCGCGTTTGACAGATTAAGACTCGCCCACAGGGAGacgcgcagacagacagactgacggacggacggacggacgggtgTACATATATAATGGGACGGGCTGACGGACGGTGTGTGAGACGGCAtgttgtgtgtgcagggggCCGAGGCCGCCCGGTCGCCGGGGGAGACGCAGACGCGGCGCCTAGCGCGGCGGCGTCGGCTCTCgctgttttcatttctgttttttttttttttgaatgtaagGTTGTGTAGTAAATCAAAATGCAATATGTCCACAATAAATCGTATCTTGTTCCACGCGCAGATTTACCGCCTCTCATTTGCTGCCCTCCCGGTGCTCTCTCCCTTGCTCCCCGAATGTCTGGCGTGTCCGAAATGAActcattaaatatgtattgGATGTGAGTTCAGGGCTGTAGTACACGGTGCCTGAGAGCCAACTTAAAAAACTTAGCCCCTGGTTCTCACGGCCGGTGGAACTGGCATCCTCGCACATA
This window of the Anguilla anguilla isolate fAngAng1 chromosome 1, fAngAng1.pri, whole genome shotgun sequence genome carries:
- the cops7a gene encoding COP9 signalosome complex subunit 7a translates to MEVEQLLSLSGSALAQAVSALLETPGLYVFSDILELPNVRELETGPHAPVYQLLNLFAYGTYCDYKERAASLPELTPAQKNKLRHLSIISLASNLKCLPYSLLLQQLELKNVRELEDLLIEAVYCDIIQGKLDQRNQQVEVDCSVGRDLGPNELPNIANTLQEWCSGCEAVLCGIEEQVSRANQYRESQLKVKVQVETEVSNLQKTLKASSASPSSGPAPAGAASNQDADQPAEPRDPASSQEPRQPGKKSSKVKGLRGSGKIWSKSN